The genomic interval ACGGAGCTGTTAACAGGAATTCTAATTGGCATTGTCTTAACCGCAGTCTTCGTGATTTCCAAAGTGTCTAACTTGAAGATTCGGGTAGAGCATGATGAGCGTACTCAACGGATTGACATTCACTTAGAAGGTGCTGCAACGTTTGTCCGCTTGCCTGAGTTAGCCTCTGCTCTAGAAAGGATTCCTCCTAAGACACAGTTGTACGTTCATCTGGAAAAGCTGGCTTATGTCGATCACACTTGTTTCGACTTGCTGTCTAACTGGGCAAGCCAGCAGGAAGGAAGAGGCAGCACCATCACCGTGGAATGGGAAGGTTTAACGGATCGCTACCGCAGACCGTTTGCTACGCGAACGAATCCAGTGAGCTTTCCTGCATCAGGTCCCTTTGCAGAAGAGTTTTAGTTCCCTCCATTCCCGAACGGGTTGGTTTGTAAGTTTTTACCTATTAGCAGTTGAGAGAGATGTCAATCACTGAATTCCTCATTCAAACCATCTGGCTGATTCCGTTCTATGGCTTGCTAGGTGCAGTTCTCACCCTTCCCTGGTCTTTAGGAATCATTCAACGCACAGGCCCTCGTCCAGCAGCGTATTTCAATCTACTCATGACCTTTAGCGCCTATGTGCATGGGCTATTTGTCTTCAACGCAGTTTCGAACCATCCGGCTCAACAGCTGATAATTCATTGGTTCCATGCGGCAGACCTCGATTTGACTTTTGCCCTGGAAATTTCTGCGGTTACTGTTGGGGCGATGGAGTTGGTGACAGGACTGAGCCTCCTGGTACAACTGTTTGCCCTGGGCTACATGGAGAAAGACTGGGCATTGGCCCGTTTCTTTGCCCTAATGGGATTTTTTGAGGCAGCCATGAGTGGGTTAACCCTGAGTGATTCACTGTTGCTCAGCTACTGCCTGCTAGAGTTGTTAACCGTCTCCACCTATTTGCTGGTGGGCTTCTGGTATGCCCAGCCTTTAGTGATCACAGCCGCGCGCGATGCCTTCCTGACTAAGCGAGTGGGTGATGTGCTGCTGCTAATGGGCGTTGTTGCGCTTTCTACTCTGGCTGGCAGCACCAATTTTTCTGACCTGTATACCTGGGCAGAAACGGCTCATTTATCACCTGTCACCGCAACACTGCTGGGATTGGCTCTGATAGCGGGTCCAGTTGGTAAGTGTGCCCAGTTTCCGCTGCATTTGTGGTTAGATGAAGCGATGGAAGCACCCAGTCCTGCCTCAGTGTTGCGAAATTCGCTGGTGGTTTCCTGCGGTGCCTACCTGCTGATTAAGATGCAGCCCATTTTAGCCCTGTCGCCGATTGTGATGGCAACGTTGATTGCGATCGGCTCCGTAACTGCGATCGGCTCTTCTCTGGTGGCGATCGCGCAAATTGACATTAAGCGTGCCCTTTCTCACTCCACGAGCGCCTACCTGGGATTGGTATTTGTCGCGGTGGGCATACAGCAAATCGAGTTTGCCCTGATGCTGATTCTGGCCCATGCGATCGCCAAAGCCCTTCTGTTTATGAGTATCGGCTGCGTGATTGCCAACACGAATAGCCAGGATTTGACCGAGATGGGCGGATTGGGCAAAACCATGCCAATTACCGCGAGTGCATTTCTGGTGGGTGCGGTTGGCTTAGTCGGACTGTTTCCGTTGGGTGGCTTTTGGGCAATGCAACAGGGGGTCGATCGCTTCTGGGCAGATGCTCCTTGGCTCATCAGTGTGTTGCTATTGGTGAATGGCTTGACAGCGTTTAATATGATGCGAGTCTTTCGTCTGGTGTTCTTGGGGCAACCGCAGGTGAAAGCCCGTCGAGCCCCAGAAGTAGGTTGGATGATGGCTCTACCAATGGTGGCTCTGAACGTGACGGACATCTCAGTTCCCTTGATGCTGCGAAAGTTAATGTTGCTGCCTCCTATCTTCAGCTTGAATCCCGTGGCAGAAATGCTGCTTGTAGCGTCTGGCTTACTGGGTTTTGGGGTCGGTGCCATGTTCCCGTTCAAGCGAATCTGGTTGAGCCCGGTGTCTAAGATTCCAGGCTTCTTCCACAACATGCTGGCCTATGACTTCTATGCCGATCGTTTATATCACTCAACGGTGGTCTTTGCAGTGGCGCAGATCTCGAAGTTCTCTGTCTGGTGCGATCGCTACATCTTTGATGGCGTTGCAAATTTAATTGGATTTGCTGCCATCTTTAGCGGTCAGAGTCTTAAGTATGTCACGTCTGGCGCTTCTCAATCCTATGTATTTACTATCTTGGTGAGTTTAGGTGTGCTGGTTGTGATGGTGAGTTGGGAGTTTTTGCAGGGTTTTAGTTTATCCACTGTCATTAGCTTTCTCTTCTAGAAGCTGATGTTGAGAGTGAACAGTGAGTCCTGAAACATGGGTTTACGAAAGATAGCTGAGTGAATCGAGAAGCTGAAGCTTAAATAAGGAGAATGATCATGCTGAGTGCTTTGATTGGGATACCTTTATTAGGTGCAGTTATCATTGGGTTTTGTCCTGGAATCACGCCTCGTTCGGCTCGCTGGGGTACTTTGGCGATCGCAACATTAATGTTTGTTTGGACGATCGCCTTAGCAAGTCAGTTTGATCTGTTGAGTTCTACGTTGCAGTTTGAGGAACATCTTTCCTGGCTGGATACGCTGGGTTTGACGTACCATCTGGGGATTGATGGGTTATCGTCGTCTCTCTTGGTGCTGAATGGATTGCTGACCGGAATTGCCATCTACAGCACCACTAAAGATATTCATCGTCCCCGATTGTATTACGCGCTAATGTTGCTGTTGAATGCAGCGGTGGCAGGAGCGTTCTTGGCTCACGATTTGCTGCTGTTTTTCCTGTTCTATGAACTGGAACTGCTTCCCCTGTACCTGCTGATTAACATTTGGGGCGGTGCGCGACGGGAGTATGCAGCGACTAAGTTCCTGATTTTTACATCCCTTTCGGGCATGTGCTTACTGGTTAGCTTCCTAGGAGTCGTCGGTTTCACAGGGGCATCTACCTTTGCCTACGACCCAACACTGGCTGCCATGCTTCCACTCGAAACTCAAATGCTTTTGCTACTGCCGATTCTGCTAGGGTTTGCCATCAAGGTGCCGCTAGTTCCGTTTCACACCTGGCTACCTGATGCTCATGTCGAGGCTTCAACCCCCGTTTCCGTCTTATTGGCAGGAGTTCTGTTGAAGTTGGGCACCTACGGATTGCTGCGCTTTGGGGTAGGGTTATTTCCTGCAGCCTGGACAACTTTGGCTCCTTGGTTAGCAGCCTGGGCGGTAGTGAGTGTGTTGTTTGGGATACTCGCGGCGATCGCTCAAACCGACATGAAGAAGATGGTTGCCTACAGCTCAGTTGGACACATGGGCTTTATTCTGCTGGCAGCAGCGGCGGCAACACCACTGAGCTTGCTGGGAGCCGTTGTGCAAATGGTGAGTCACGGTCTCATCTCTGGCTTACTGTTTCTGCTGGTGGGCGTGGTCTACGTCAAAACGGGGACGCGCAGTTTGGATACGCTCAAAGGACTGCTCAATCCCGAACGCGGACTGCCAGTGGTGGGGAGCTTGATGGTGTTAGCGGTGATGGCAAGTGCTGGAATTCCTGGTATGGCAGGATTTGTCGCTGAGTTTTTGATCTTCCGGGGTAGTTTTGCGGTGTTTCCAGCACAAACGCTGCTTTGCATGGTCGGTACAGGCTTGACGGCAGTTTACTTCCTGGTGTTACTCAACCGTGCCTTTTTTGGTCGCCTGTCATCAGCAGTGATAGATCTACCTCGCGTTAGTTGGTCAGAACGCCTCCCAGCAGCTGTTCTAGCGGCAATCATCATTCTGTTGGGGATTCAACCAAGTTGGTTGATTGGTCTGAGTGAAGCCGCGAGCGCAGCCTTGGAACCCACGACAAGAATCACAGACGCATCCTTGGTCATCTCTCAGCCCAGCACTGCTCCACCGCTGTAAGCAACCACTTAGCAATCCTTAGCAATTCCGTTAAATCCATCAAAACCTTTAGGAGGCATTGTCATGGTTACAACCAGCGTGTCATTGAAGTCATCCAGTCATCCCCTCAGTCACTACATTCATCAACTCGAATCGGGTCATACCCTGCTTCCCAACTCGACCCAGCATGTTCAGGAAGTTGTGGGAGTTCTGCACAGCTACGGGATTGTCCTGGATGCCTACTGCAAAAATTTGATTTACATTGCTGAAAATGCTTTTCTAGAGCCGTTTCCCTTCTTCAAATATTTCAATGGGGAAATCACGCTCAAAAAGATACTGCAATATGCACAGCACGATCGCATCAACTTTGAATATGCTGAATACTGCATGAAGGCAATGTTGTGGCATGGTAGCAACAGCTTTGATGCTTACCTGGATTCCCCGGAACTCGCCGCCCTAGCTCAACAGGCGATCACCACTAAACTGCACAACAATCCCCTCCTCCAAGGATTTCATCGCCTCTTTCCAGCCTTTTTCCCAGAACAGATTCGGCAACTGTGCTACTACAGTGCCCTGGGTCAGTTCTGGCGCATCATGAGCGATCTGTTTATGGAATTGTCGGCTGGCTACGATCGCGGCGAGATTCCATCCGTTCGTCACGTCGTTAACCACATTTGCCAGGGTTTGGTTGATGCTGCTGCAACCCCCATCACTTACACCGTCAGAATTCGCAACCAGTCTTACGACATCATTCCCCTCTCCGCCGGAATCACGTTTTTGATGGACGTGGCGGTTCCCTATGTCGAAGCCGTTTTTCTCAAGGGAACGCCCTTTTTTGGCACGGTCTCCTACAACGCTCAGGCACACCAGATTTCTCCCAACCCCGCTGAATTTGCTTACGGCGCATTGTTTGCTGATCCACTCATGACCGGAGCCGCAGGCATTCCACCCACACTACTCATGCAAGATATGCGTCATTTCTTGCCAAATTACCTGCATAAGATCTATCAGCGATCGCCCAGAGGCGAAGACAACCTGCGGGTCCAAATTTGCCAGAGCTTCCAAAAATCTATGTTCTGCGTGACCAATGCCGCCATTCAAGGGCTAGCTCCCCATTCCCTCTGTACCTCTGATCCGAACGAGCAGCAAGCAGTCCGTGCCTACCTGGAAGGATGGATGAACCGCCTCTTGACCTCCCGTCTATCCCAACTGTAACGACCTTCCCTTCATTACATAAACTTACCCCCGTTCCAAAAATCTCTCAATCGTTGCCGGAAGTTTGACTATGAAAGTCGGTCTACCAACCAGAGCCTTTGATGCTTCTCACAAGACCTTGTGGGACCCAGTACAAACTGCTTACCAGTGGTTCACTAAAACACCAGAACGGGCTTTGGAGCAAGCCTATCAAGCAGTACTGAACATTCAGGCGATCGAGCGTCAATACTTTGATGGCAATGACATTGATCTGACTTTAACCCGTCATCCTACCAATGTGATGGCGTGTTTGCGAACTGACCTCGATCGTTACCTCAACACCGCTAAACTGCGAGTTGCAGAATTCAAGCTGAGTCGAGCCATGCTGGGCAGGACAGATTACGCACTGCTGGAAAAACTGGCAGTGATCGATCAACTGCTTGCCAAATATGAGGCAAAGCTAACGATGGCTAAAAACACCCGCTTGACGACCGTTCCACCAGAGAGACTACAGGCAGATTTAGATATGTTTGAAGGGGCACCTCCTGCCCATGAGTCCTCGAAGAGAAAGAGTGTCTTACCACGCTCCATTGGTAGAACCGTCAATCGCATCACAACAGAATTAAACCCTAATTCTGAAAAAGAGCTCCTCACCAACTTTCGCCACTCCAGCACAAAAACTAGAGTCGCACTCAAATTTCTTGCCCTGCTGATTCTGGTGCCGATATTGACTCAACAGTTATCGAAAAACTTTCTGATTGAACCAATCGTGGAGCGGTTTCATAGGGAAAACTCCGCTCAGGCATTCTTGAACGTTGAAATGAAAGAGGAAGCCTTGCAGGAGTTAGAAGCCTTTGAAAAAGAACTGCGCTTTCAAAATTTACTGGCTACAGCCCCGCAACTCTCAACCGAGGCGATCGAAACCCAAGTCCATGCAAAAGCGGTTGAAATTGCAGAGCACTACCGCGATCGCGGTAGCCATGCGATTGGTAATGTCTTTGCTGATCTACTCGGCTTATTTGCCTTTTGCTGGCTACTTGTGATCAGTCCAAAGCAAATTGCTGTTTTGAAGTCATTCATAGATGATATCGTTTATGGACTAAGCGACAGTGCCAAAGCATTCATCATTATCTTGCTAACGGATATCTTCGTTGGCTATCACTCGACCCACGGCTGGGAAGTTTTGCTGGAAGAAATAGCGAACCATTTGGGAATTGCTGTGAGCCGGAATGGCATCTTCTTGTTCATTGCAACCTTCCCGGTGATTCTTGACACCGTCTTCAAGTACTGGATATTCCGTTATCTCAGCCGCACATCTCCCTCCGCTGTCGCCACACTCAAAAATATGAATGAATAGTACTTATTGCTAATTGTGTCTCAGTAGTGTTCTATTCATGCAACGTTGTTGAACTATACAAGGTGCTCTCAACTCAATTGAACAATAGCGCGACAGTCCCCATCCCTCTTTAGGGTGGGGAAGGATAGCGCGGCAATGAAGCGAAGCGGAATTGCCAATTATAATTGTCATTTCACAATTTGTATAAAACACAGACAAGTTAGGGGTTTGAGCGTTTTGAGAACAAATATCGTGTTTCAAAATCCAGATGGGTTGAAAGGAGTGCTACGATCGCACCTCATTGGGTATTAAGCTCCAGGTTGGATTGCCTGAGCATAGGTTATCCTCAAAAATTGGACATTAATTCTTTAAACAGGAATTTTGAGGGGGTTAATTGTCTCCTAGAGCCTGAAACCCCCAAAACTCGTAAAATTAGACATTAATTCTTTAAATGTGACAAATAATTCTTTAAAGGACATATGGAGAATAGGGGAGTCGAACCCCTGACCTCTGCGGTGCGATCGCAGCACTCTACCAACTGAGCTAATTCCCCAGATAACCCCGCTATTATAGCAAGAAACCAAACCAGGCTCTAAGGGCTGTTTTAGCCAGCCCTCAACGCTTTAAACCATCATTCTCAGCAGAGTTAGTTCGCCTCTACCCTCATCAAAGTCACTTTTGCCTTCGCAGATGTCGTATTGTCGCCCCAGAAAATCAGATTGGGGGTCTTGTAAGGGTTGGGATACCCTGCTGGTGGCGTATAGCCTGTGTATTGGCGCATTGGCCCTTGCAAAATAGGGGTCGTCGCATTGTCTACAAACAGTTTGTATTGATTGCCACTGACTTTGAGATGGTAAGTATGAGCTAGCGATTGCGTGTTATAGGTAGCGGTTTCAGCTTTTGTAAAAGTGGAACTCTGCGCCCAAATGTTATTAAGCCAAAATCCAAGTTCAACACCATAAGGTTGAGCCTCACCTGCTCCTTGTTTACTAATCACAATCACGCTAAAGCCCGCTCGATTGTTGTTTGTCCCGTGAGACTCAGAATTAACCCTTAATTTGAAGCTGACTGTGTAGCCGTTAGAGCGATCGAGAATGACTGGAGTTCCGTTGAAATAACCTGCATAGTTAGAGCTATTACCTGTATCTAAGACTGTACCGCTGCTTGTTGCAGTTGCGATCGGAGCAGTCGCGATCGCGGTGGCTTGATATAACCAATTTTGTTGAGCAGGCGTTTGAGAAGGACTAGATAAACCATCGTACAAAACCACAGCCCTAGCTGCTGTTGCACTCAGCGCCAAAACTAAGCTAGCTGTCACCGTTGGCAAAAAAACTTTCATGGCAGTTCCAATTACAACTCCCCAATGTTATGCCCAGAAAAATTCTTAGCTGATGAAATCACGGTCAAACAGAATCAAGACTGTGTAAATCTTGGCTCCGTAGATCGCAGCACTGAGGAGTATTACGATGCTTGAGGTACGGGGGATTTAGCATAGACGGCTTGAACGCGATCGAGTTCTAAATCAGAGAGATAATCAACCGCCCAATTCGCTTGCCGCTGCATCATGTGAAACGGATAAGTATTGGCCACCCCAACCACCGGAATTCCGGCCCGCTTTGCTGCTTGAATTCCTGCGGGAGTATCCTCGATCGCGAGGCACTCTGAAGGTTGGAGATTCAGATCTAGAAATTGTTGATTCAGACGCTCAACCACTAGCAAATAACCGTCTGGTTCTGGTTTGCTCGTAACAATATCATCGCCCGCCACAATCACCTGAAAATAAGCAGCCAATTGCGCTTTTTCTAACACCAGTTCAATTCCGCTTCGTAAGGCTCCACTCACCACAGCCAGCTTTAATTGAGCAGCCCGCAGATTAAACATTAAATCAGTTAAGCCAGGATAAATAGGCAGCTTTTCTATCGTGTCTAGCTCACGTTGATAAGTACGGGCTTTGCGCTGCATCAAGTCCATCAGGTAGTCTTCTGTGGCAACTCGCCCCCGACTCGCTAGCAGTTCGGTTAAACAAGCGCGATCGCTACGCCCTAGGCAAACGCGAGCAAACTCTCCAGAGTTCAGCCGCAGATTTTCTTCAATCAGAAGCCGCTCAATCAGTCGCTCATGAATCGCTTCATCATTGATAATGACGCCATTAAAATCAAATAGAACTGCCTTCAAAACCATACTTGCTTACTCAAACGCGGGAGCGGGGAACCCTGCATCAGGGACAACAGAGTCATCGATCCTAACAGAGTTAGGATGGGCTCTGACAGAGTCAGGGTCTTGTCCAGAAAGTGGCTTGACTCCCTTAGTAATTTGGTGAATCCACCAGAGTTCTTGTGTGTTTACAGCTCCAAACCCAGCGGCCCCCATCCAAGCATCTACATTTCCGGTTGCATAAGCTTGAATGTAAGGTTCTTCAAAGATTTGGGTCAACCATTCGGTTTGCCGTAAGGTTTTTTGGTTGCCATCTAAGATCAACACTTCTCCGCCAGGTTTGAGCAATCGTGCGGCTTCCTGCAAAATGGCTCGTGAGACAGCGGGAGGAGTTTCATGAAAGAGCAAAGAAGCGGTGACTAAATCAAAAGCAGCGTCAGGAAAGCCTGTCTGCTCAGCATTGGCGTGAACGAACTGAATGTCTAGTCCCGCTTGTTGAGCCTTGTAATCTGCCATTACTAACATGTAAGGCGAGAAATCTAAACCAACAACTTCAGCAGTCGGAAACGCTTGCTTGAGCAATAAAGTGGTTGACCCAGTCCCGCAGCCTAAGTCTAAAATTCGCCTCGGTTTGCCCCGCACAGCCTCAATCGCAGCTTGCCGAATTAAGACTTCGTTAGGTAGCAAGACATATTGAGTGATGGGATCATAGGATACAGCCGCTCGTGGATTCAGGTAACCTTTTTCAATCCCATGAAAATTCTGAGTGCTGTAGTAGGCGGGATATACCAAGCTAGGGTTACAGAAGCGATCGCCTTCTATCTCCCAATCAATACTGCGATAAAACTGTTCTAAACCCTCGCGATCAATAAACAACTGTAGGATAGGGGACAAAAATCGCTCAAAGATTGTGTCTTTCCGAACTGCCATAGGAGGTTACCTAAAATTAGCTTTTTTTGCAGCTCTCAGCAAAAGCGTAGAACTGCCCTATTAATATTCTACTTTTATGAAGTTTAATAAATAAATTTAGCCCATGCCACGATCGCATTCCAGCCTCTTGTCTTAACGTGAGCCTCAGAACTGACAAAGATGCCTCTAGCGATCGATCCTGAAAACCCGAATTTTTATTAAATTCTTGACAGTGCGGTGAACTAGAGTACGCTTGCTAAACCGCAAATGGTTACTCTGTGAAAAATACGCAAGCTACTAGAACTTCGCAAAAAATAGCCCATGTCCGCCCCCTTACCTGCCAACGAAGCAGAAAGGCTTGAAAGCCTCCTCCAATATGCCATTCTTGATACTGAAGCTGAAGAATCCTTTGATGAGCTTTGCCGCTTAGCCGCCTACATTTGTCAAACTCCGATTGCCTTAATTAGCCTGGTGGACAATCACCGCCAATGGTTCAAAGCAAAAGTCGGCATAGAAGTTACGGAAATGCCACGAGACATTGCCTTTTGTAGCCATGCAATTTTGCAGCGTGATCTGTTTGTGGTGCCTGATACCCTAGCTGACGAACGCTTTGCCACCAATCCTCTGGTAGTCTCTGATCCCCATGTCCGATTTTATGCTGGCTCTCCTTTGTTAACCTCCAAGGGACATGCGGTGGGAACGCTTTGTACGATTGACCGCGTCCCACGACAGCTCAACCCAGAACAATTGAAAGCGCTAGAAGACCTAGGCCATCAAGTCATGAGGCAACTGGAACTACGACGCAATTTAGGGGCTCTGGCTCAAATTACGCTGAAGCGGCAAGAGGCAGAAGCGGCTCTATGGCAAAGTCGAGAGCAGCTCCGAAATTTAGTTGAGCAAATCAATGATTGGGTCTGGGAAGCGGATATCAAAGCTGCGTTTACTTACGTTAGCCCCAAGATTAGAGACATCTTGGGTTATGAACCACATGAGGTGCTCGGCAAGACACTTGACCAGTTTATGCCTGAGGATGAAGCTAAGCGCTACACCACCTTATTGAGTTATTTCACAGCCCAGCAAACGGAATTTACTCAGGTAGAAACGGCTCTGCTTCACAAAGACGGTCATCTCATCGTTTGCGAGAGTAGTGCTTCCCCCATCTTGGGTCCACAAAATGAACTCCAAGGCTTCCGGGGTGTCACCCGCGATATTACCGAGCGAAAGCAAGCAGAACAGCAAATTCGTAAAGCACTCACTAAAGAAAAAGAACTGAGTGAACTCAAATCCCGTTTTATTAATACAGCCTCTCACGAATTTCGGACACCCCTCACCACAATCTTGGCTTCGGCGGAAGGCCTAGAACACTACAGTCATAAATGGTCCGACGAGAAAAAGCTGGCCTATCTCCACCGCATTCAAGCCACAGTGCAGCATCTCAATGGATTATTAGATGATGTTTTACTGATTGGCAAATCCAATGCAGGTAAGCTGGAATCTCGACCAACCCCTCTAAATTTAGAAAAACTCTGCTGCGAATTGGTAGAAGAAGTTCAACTGAGTGCTCCTAGTCACCAAATTGACTTTGTTAACAACGGATCGAGTCATCCAGCCTGTATGGATGAAAAGTTACTACGACACATCTTGATTAATTTACTCTCAAATGCTGTTAAGTACTCTCCTCAAGGAGGCCAAGTCAATTTCCATCTTTCTTGCCAAGATGGAATGGCTACGTTTCAAGTTCAGGACTCAGGTGTAGGGATTCCTCCCCAAGATCAAAAACGTTTGTTTGAATCTTTTCATCGAGCAGCGAATGTCGGTAGTATTCCAGGAACGGGCTTGGGGTTATCCATTGTCAAGCAAGCTGTAGAGGCACACAGAGGTACAGTTTCAGTTAACAGTGCTGTTGGAGTAGGCACAACATTTACAGTGATTCTGCCACTTGATAAAGGTAAGAAATAATGAAAAAGATTTTAGTGATTGAAGATGAACGGGATGTGAGAAATGTCATTCTTGACATTTTGGAGGCTGAAGAATTTGATGTTATTGGTGCTGAAAATGGTTTGGTTGGGGTGAAACTGGCGCAAGAAAAGGCTCCTGATCTGATCATTTGTGATGTGATGATGCCTGAGTTAGATGGTTTGGGTGTTTTGGCGGAGTTGCGGAAACATCCCGGAACAGCAGTGATCCCATTTGTATTCTTGACTGCTAAAGCAACTAAAGATGATTTTCGCCAAGGTATGGAGCTAGGGGCGGACGATTATCTGAGTAAGCCTTTCACGCGCTTGGAATTGCTAAAGGCGGTTTCTACTCGCCTAGAAAAGCAAGCAGTGGTGGATGAAAGAGTTCAGCAAAAACTCGATGATTTGCGTAGCACGATTACCCTCACTCTGCCTCACGAGTTAATCACTCCTTTAAACGCGATCGCCGATTTATCGAGTGTGCTAATGAACGAATGCAGCTTGATGGAGCAGGCTGAAGTTGTAGAGGTTGCAGAAGACATCCATAACGCCACTCAAACCTTACATAGGTTGGTACAAAACTTTCTTTTGTATGCTCAGTTGGAGCTATTGGTTAAAAGCCCAGAGCGAGTCAAGTCACTATCTAAAGGCAAGACTCATGTGGTTGGGATGTTAATAAATGATTGGGTGATTCAAAAAGCGCAACGGATGAACCGAGCCACTGATTTACAGTTGGATTTTCAGGGTGCAGTGGTTCAAATTTCACAAGCCAAGTTAAAGAAATTAGTAGAAGAACTGGTTGATAATGCCTGCAAGTTCTCCTCCCCAGGCACTCCTATAAAAGTTTTGAGCAGTCATAGTGAAAGTACGTTTATTCTCTATGTGATTGATCGAGGTCGAGGGATGACCCTAGAACAGATTGAGAAGGTGGGTGCTTACATGCAATTTGAGCGCAAGCTGTATGAGCAAGAGGGCTCAGGGCTAGGGCTAGCCATTGCTAAACGCTTAGTAGAATTGCATGGTGGAGAACTGGGGATCGAGAGTATTCCTGGTAAACAGACGACTGTGCGCGTTGTCCTGCCATTGGCTCAAGGCTAGCTGCTGAGCAAGCAACAAAGGCCTATCCCATTACTTAAAATTTGTGTCATAAAGACTTGCGATCGCCTAACTTATGGACGTCTGAAGCAGCGATCGCTCTAGCTAAAGTAAGCTTTACTGTTCAAGTAACTTTTTGATAGCCAGAGTACAAAGCTAGGGTCATTCCTTAGCTAGACGATATTTAGTACCATGATTGGCTACGGTAAAAGAGATAGAGCTACCAAACTCTTTTACCGTAGCATTAGCTATTTTATGATCGCCCAAGATATTATTCTGCTATTGCAAACTACAGTCACCCACCGACTTCATCAAAGCTCAGAGATCGGCAACTTAGATCTTCGTTGTCACTGTGACCATCCAGGTCAAAAACTTCGTTGTGAAGACTGCCCTTACTTAGAAGCTCAACTATCGCGCTCTAGACTCCTTAGAGGTAAAGATTAGTATATTTGTACTGCAACAACCATGACACCGAAATTGTCCTTGCGGTAGATGCCGTAATCCACTTTGTTCAGCTATTTTCTTCAAGTAGCTTTAAAAACTGTTGACCTTGTTTTGATTGAAAGGAGGAGCAGAGCAGATGTAGTGCCCTGCGTAGCTAATGAACGGGCAATGAGACTCGCCACTACGAA from Trichocoleus desertorum ATA4-8-CV12 carries:
- a CDS encoding NAD(P)H-quinone oxidoreductase subunit F: MTEFLIQTIWLIPFYGLLGAVLTLPWSLGIIQRTGPRPAAYFNLLMTFSAYVHGLFVFNAVSNHPAQQLIIHWFHAADLDLTFALEISAVTVGAMELVTGLSLLVQLFALGYMEKDWALARFFALMGFFEAAMSGLTLSDSLLLSYCLLELLTVSTYLLVGFWYAQPLVITAARDAFLTKRVGDVLLLMGVVALSTLAGSTNFSDLYTWAETAHLSPVTATLLGLALIAGPVGKCAQFPLHLWLDEAMEAPSPASVLRNSLVVSCGAYLLIKMQPILALSPIVMATLIAIGSVTAIGSSLVAIAQIDIKRALSHSTSAYLGLVFVAVGIQQIEFALMLILAHAIAKALLFMSIGCVIANTNSQDLTEMGGLGKTMPITASAFLVGAVGLVGLFPLGGFWAMQQGVDRFWADAPWLISVLLLVNGLTAFNMMRVFRLVFLGQPQVKARRAPEVGWMMALPMVALNVTDISVPLMLRKLMLLPPIFSLNPVAEMLLVASGLLGFGVGAMFPFKRIWLSPVSKIPGFFHNMLAYDFYADRLYHSTVVFAVAQISKFSVWCDRYIFDGVANLIGFAAIFSGQSLKYVTSGASQSYVFTILVSLGVLVVMVSWEFLQGFSLSTVISFLF
- a CDS encoding NADH-quinone oxidoreductase subunit M produces the protein MLSALIGIPLLGAVIIGFCPGITPRSARWGTLAIATLMFVWTIALASQFDLLSSTLQFEEHLSWLDTLGLTYHLGIDGLSSSLLVLNGLLTGIAIYSTTKDIHRPRLYYALMLLLNAAVAGAFLAHDLLLFFLFYELELLPLYLLINIWGGARREYAATKFLIFTSLSGMCLLVSFLGVVGFTGASTFAYDPTLAAMLPLETQMLLLLPILLGFAIKVPLVPFHTWLPDAHVEASTPVSVLLAGVLLKLGTYGLLRFGVGLFPAAWTTLAPWLAAWAVVSVLFGILAAIAQTDMKKMVAYSSVGHMGFILLAAAAATPLSLLGAVVQMVSHGLISGLLFLLVGVVYVKTGTRSLDTLKGLLNPERGLPVVGSLMVLAVMASAGIPGMAGFVAEFLIFRGSFAVFPAQTLLCMVGTGLTAVYFLVLLNRAFFGRLSSAVIDLPRVSWSERLPAAVLAAIIILLGIQPSWLIGLSEAASAALEPTTRITDASLVISQPSTAPPL
- a CDS encoding CO2 hydration protein: MVTTSVSLKSSSHPLSHYIHQLESGHTLLPNSTQHVQEVVGVLHSYGIVLDAYCKNLIYIAENAFLEPFPFFKYFNGEITLKKILQYAQHDRINFEYAEYCMKAMLWHGSNSFDAYLDSPELAALAQQAITTKLHNNPLLQGFHRLFPAFFPEQIRQLCYYSALGQFWRIMSDLFMELSAGYDRGEIPSVRHVVNHICQGLVDAAATPITYTVRIRNQSYDIIPLSAGITFLMDVAVPYVEAVFLKGTPFFGTVSYNAQAHQISPNPAEFAYGALFADPLMTGAAGIPPTLLMQDMRHFLPNYLHKIYQRSPRGEDNLRVQICQSFQKSMFCVTNAAIQGLAPHSLCTSDPNEQQAVRAYLEGWMNRLLTSRLSQL
- a CDS encoding proton extrusion protein PcxA (involved in light-induced Na+-dependent proton extrusion), whose translation is MKVGLPTRAFDASHKTLWDPVQTAYQWFTKTPERALEQAYQAVLNIQAIERQYFDGNDIDLTLTRHPTNVMACLRTDLDRYLNTAKLRVAEFKLSRAMLGRTDYALLEKLAVIDQLLAKYEAKLTMAKNTRLTTVPPERLQADLDMFEGAPPAHESSKRKSVLPRSIGRTVNRITTELNPNSEKELLTNFRHSSTKTRVALKFLALLILVPILTQQLSKNFLIEPIVERFHRENSAQAFLNVEMKEEALQELEAFEKELRFQNLLATAPQLSTEAIETQVHAKAVEIAEHYRDRGSHAIGNVFADLLGLFAFCWLLVISPKQIAVLKSFIDDIVYGLSDSAKAFIIILLTDIFVGYHSTHGWEVLLEEIANHLGIAVSRNGIFLFIATFPVILDTVFKYWIFRYLSRTSPSAVATLKNMNE
- a CDS encoding HAD family phosphatase; its protein translation is MVLKAVLFDFNGVIINDEAIHERLIERLLIEENLRLNSGEFARVCLGRSDRACLTELLASRGRVATEDYLMDLMQRKARTYQRELDTIEKLPIYPGLTDLMFNLRAAQLKLAVVSGALRSGIELVLEKAQLAAYFQVIVAGDDIVTSKPEPDGYLLVVERLNQQFLDLNLQPSECLAIEDTPAGIQAAKRAGIPVVGVANTYPFHMMQRQANWAVDYLSDLELDRVQAVYAKSPVPQAS
- a CDS encoding class I SAM-dependent methyltransferase, producing MAVRKDTIFERFLSPILQLFIDREGLEQFYRSIDWEIEGDRFCNPSLVYPAYYSTQNFHGIEKGYLNPRAAVSYDPITQYVLLPNEVLIRQAAIEAVRGKPRRILDLGCGTGSTTLLLKQAFPTAEVVGLDFSPYMLVMADYKAQQAGLDIQFVHANAEQTGFPDAAFDLVTASLLFHETPPAVSRAILQEAARLLKPGGEVLILDGNQKTLRQTEWLTQIFEEPYIQAYATGNVDAWMGAAGFGAVNTQELWWIHQITKGVKPLSGQDPDSVRAHPNSVRIDDSVVPDAGFPAPAFE